Proteins encoded within one genomic window of Brachybacterium avium:
- a CDS encoding ACP S-malonyltransferase: MLAIVCPGQGAQKPGFLSPWRELPGVAEALASLSEPAGIDLLRHGTESDADTIRDTAVAQPLLVASGIIAASALYQGEGLPSADAFAGHSVGELTAAALAGVLSNEDAMRLVAVRSQAMAKAAAAEPTSMAAVVGGVREDVVATIERHGLRAANINSAAQVVAAGTTAQIAALAQDGPARARVIPLQVAGAFHTPHMAGAREELAAFAPRLRPHDPTVPLISNASGEVISSGARYLELIVDQVAAPVDWEACMATLRDRGVTAMIEVAPAGTLTGLAKRELKGIALANLNTPDDLDAARTLVREHAGAAAAHTAQEN, from the coding sequence GTGCTCGCGATCGTCTGTCCCGGACAAGGGGCGCAGAAGCCCGGTTTCCTGAGTCCGTGGCGCGAGCTGCCCGGTGTCGCAGAAGCGCTCGCCTCGCTTTCGGAGCCGGCCGGCATCGACCTGCTCCGCCACGGCACCGAGTCCGATGCGGACACCATCCGTGATACCGCCGTGGCCCAGCCGCTGCTGGTGGCATCCGGCATCATCGCCGCCTCGGCCCTGTACCAGGGTGAGGGCCTCCCCTCGGCCGACGCGTTCGCCGGCCACAGCGTCGGCGAGCTGACCGCCGCCGCTCTGGCCGGGGTGCTCAGCAATGAGGATGCCATGCGTCTGGTCGCGGTCCGTTCGCAGGCGATGGCGAAGGCCGCCGCGGCTGAGCCCACCTCGATGGCCGCCGTCGTCGGCGGCGTGCGCGAGGACGTCGTGGCGACGATCGAGCGCCACGGCCTGCGCGCGGCCAATATCAACTCCGCCGCGCAGGTGGTCGCCGCGGGCACGACAGCCCAGATCGCTGCCCTCGCACAGGACGGGCCGGCCCGGGCCCGCGTGATCCCGCTGCAGGTCGCCGGAGCGTTCCACACCCCGCACATGGCCGGCGCCCGCGAGGAGCTCGCCGCCTTCGCCCCCCGCCTGAGGCCCCACGACCCGACGGTGCCGCTGATCTCCAACGCGAGCGGCGAGGTCATCAGCTCCGGCGCCCGCTACCTCGAGCTGATCGTGGACCAGGTCGCCGCCCCCGTCGACTGGGAGGCCTGCATGGCGACGCTGCGTGACCGCGGGGTGACCGCGATGATCGAGGTCGCTCCGGCCGGGACTCTGACCGGGCTGGCCAAGCGCGAGCTGAAGGGCATCGCCCTGGCGAACCTCAACACCCCCGATGACCTCGACGCCGCCCGCACCCTGGTGCGCGAGCATGCCGGCGCCGCTGCCGCCCACACCGCCCAGGAGAACTGA
- a CDS encoding beta-ketoacyl-ACP synthase III, which translates to MAVSLAPQPTVAGSRVLAYGAARGDLIVPNDDLVGPIDSSDEWIRKRTGIITRKRASADVGVKDLALTAAREAIERSGIELETLDAIIVSTITFPYQTPSLATLLAGELGRPDVIAYDISAACAGFAYGIGQADSLIRSAAARNVLVIGAEKLSDVVSPTDRSISFLLGDGAGAAIVGPSEQPKIGPTVWGSDGEHWGTIRMTNSLTDFRDGKGEWPTLEQDGRTVFRWAVWHTAEKIREMLDKSGLTVEDIDVFVPHQANMRIIDELAKQLKLPEDVVIGRDIAETGNTSAASIPLATHRLIEEGAVKSGDVLVQFGFGAGLAYAGQVLILP; encoded by the coding sequence ATGGCCGTCTCCCTCGCCCCTCAGCCCACCGTCGCCGGATCCCGGGTCCTCGCCTACGGCGCCGCGCGCGGCGACCTCATCGTGCCCAATGATGACCTGGTCGGCCCGATCGACTCCTCGGACGAGTGGATCCGCAAGCGCACCGGCATCATCACCCGTAAGCGGGCCAGCGCGGATGTCGGCGTCAAGGATCTCGCGCTCACCGCGGCGCGGGAGGCGATCGAGCGCTCCGGCATCGAGCTGGAGACGCTCGACGCGATCATCGTCTCCACCATCACCTTCCCGTACCAGACACCGTCGCTGGCCACGCTGCTGGCCGGTGAGCTGGGCCGTCCCGACGTCATCGCCTACGACATCTCCGCGGCCTGCGCCGGCTTCGCCTACGGGATCGGCCAGGCGGACTCGCTGATCCGCTCCGCGGCGGCCCGCAACGTGCTGGTGATCGGCGCGGAGAAGCTCTCCGACGTCGTCTCCCCCACCGATCGCTCGATCTCCTTCCTGCTCGGCGACGGCGCGGGCGCCGCGATCGTCGGCCCGAGCGAGCAGCCGAAGATCGGCCCGACGGTGTGGGGCAGCGACGGCGAGCACTGGGGCACCATCCGGATGACGAACTCCCTCACCGACTTCCGTGACGGCAAGGGCGAATGGCCCACCCTCGAGCAGGACGGCCGCACCGTGTTCCGCTGGGCCGTCTGGCACACCGCGGAGAAGATCCGCGAGATGCTCGACAAGTCCGGCCTGACCGTCGAGGACATCGACGTGTTCGTGCCCCATCAGGCGAACATGCGCATCATCGACGAGCTCGCCAAGCAGCTGAAGCTGCCGGAGGACGTCGTGATCGGTCGCGACATCGCCGAGACCGGCAACACCTCGGCCGCCTCCATCCCGCTGGCCACGCACCGGCTGATCGAGGAGGGCGCCGTCAAGAGCGGCGACGTGCTCGTGCAGTTCGGCTTCGGCGCGGGCCTCGCCTATGCCGGTCAGGTGCTGATCCTGCCCTGA